DNA sequence from the Salvelinus fontinalis isolate EN_2023a chromosome 33, ASM2944872v1, whole genome shotgun sequence genome:
TTTGTTCTCTCTTCAATGGTTGTTTCCAGGAGCGGTTCATAGTGATCCGGGAACCCACTGGGACTCTGAGGAAGGCATCgtgggaggagagggataggATCCTGCAGGTCTACTTCCCTAAAGAGGGCCGCAGGCTCACAGCACCCCCTGTCTTCAAGGAGGAGAACCTGAAGGTGGTGTTTGGCCAGGATCGTCATGAGGATATGTTGGATCTGTGCCAGGTCCAGTTTGAACCTGACTCCTCAGAATACATCAGGGTAAAATACCACTTCCTTCACACTCCTCAACAGGCTGTCCAGATGTATGCTTCAGTTATTATTACCCATTAGCAGTTAGTAAAACTCTCCCTATTGGCTGTGCTCTGTTGTCCAGGTGCATGAAGCCAcctatgaggatctagagaagaTGGGGAAGTATGATCTGCTGCGCTCCACCAGACACTTTGGAGGCCTGGTCTGGTACCTGGTCAATGCCAGGAGGGTGGACGGACTCATGATAGACATGCTGCAGAAAGACCTGTGAGTATCTTGTGTTAGAGCAggggttctcaacctttttttggttactgtaccaccTACTTTTTTTCCCTTCACATTTTCTAACagaccatttatattttccaacggggctatacatttgggtgaggtttttttctcgtcggagtagcctcgtttcactgccaaaaatagtgttcagtgaaataacacacaatgtcaaatacaggtagcctagtcaaataattaacacccagtcacattaaccattactctctcgcgggactAACGCTCTGTGTGTCGCCAAACattgctgctgctcattccgtttgctcgaaaattgataaatggttaaaaacaATAAGGCCCGCGTTCGTAGAGACACATACCAgttctactggtagtactgctactaccagcagtactacacctgcacctgtcaacgacacaagttgttctgcttccacgagcacatccaatgctaggaTCAGatattctacatttgttgttagcccagctagcatggacactgagttgtgaatctgatgcagccgaagagctaccgcccccttacccgggaaagtaccgaacaacagacagggacgttggaccatcgaagaggctcaaatatgatgagaactacattgatttgtgGTTCAATTATTTTGgtagtagtgcctttcctcagccactgtgtgttatatgtgcaaagtactatctcacaactctaCAAAACCTTCATTCTTGTGCAGACAttaagaaacaaaacatgccaatttggaaaataagccaagGAAGTTTTGAGTGAGAATTAAggtgactttcgagtagtaagacgtgtataaaagcaacagataccattaataagaagggtctagaagcgtcttatatggtgagctactgcGTGGCTAAGACAGGCAAGccacatactattgtggaggacttaattcttcctgctgccgcgggtATGTCTGAGACAATGCTGAGGGGAAAAGGCCAaagaaactatacagacaatgacttcatcaaacaacactgtttcacgacacatcagtgacatgcaggagatgttttgaCACAGTTACTGCttcacatacaagccagtgaattctatgcattacagctggatgagtcaacagacgtggcgggccttgcacagctcctggtatacagttgaagtcggaagtttacatacaccatagccaaatacattcaaactcagattttcacaattcctaacatttaatcagagtaaaaatcccctgttttaggtcaggtaggatcaccactttattttaagaatgtgaaatgtcagcataatagtgatttatttcagcttttatttctttgatcacattcccagtgcgtcagaagtttacacacactcaattagtatttggtagcattgcctttacattttttaaacttgggtcaaacgtttcgggtagccttcctcaagcttccgacaataagttgggtgaattttgtcccattcttcctgacagagctggtgtaactgagtcagctttATTGCTCGCAGTTTTAttgctccttgctcgcacatgctttttcacttctgcccacacattttctataggattgaggtcaaggctttgtgatggccgctccaataccttgactttgttgtccttaagccattttgccgcaactttggatgtatgctttgggtcattgtccatttggaagacccatttgcgaccatgctttaacttcctgactgatgtcttgaaatgttgcttcaatatatccacataattttcctcctcatgatgtcatctattttgtgaagtgcaccagtcgctcctgcagcaaagcacccccactacatgatgctgcctcccccgtgcttcacaATTGGGATGGtaatcttcggcttgcaagcctccccctttttcctccaaacataacgatggtcattatggccaaacagttttatttttgtttgatcagaccagaagacatttctcaaaagtacgatctttgtccccatgtgcagttgcaaaccgtagtctggcttttttgtggcggttttTAAGCattggcttcttctttgctgatcggcctttcaggttacttcgatataggactcgttttactgtggatatagatgcttttgtacctgtttcctccagcatcttcacaaggtcctttgctgttgttctgggattgatttgcacttttcgcgccaaagtaaattcatctctaagagacagaatgcgtctccttcctgagcggtatgacggctgcgtggtcccatggtgttcgtacagatgaacgtggtaccttcaggcgtttggaaattgctcccaaggttgaaTGACTTGTGGGGGTTTACAGTTTTTTTcagtcttagctgatttcttttgattttcccatgatgtcaagcaaagaggcactgagtttgaaggtagaccttgaaatagatccacaggtacacctccaattgactcaaatgatgtcaattagcctatcagaagcttctaatgacattattttctgaaattttccaagctgtttaaaggcacagtcaacttagtgtatgtaaacttctgacccactggaattgtgatacagtgaattataagtaaaataatctgtctgtaaacaattgttggaaaacttacttgtgtcatacacaaagtagatgtcctaaccgacttgccagaactatagtttgttaacaagatgtttgtggagtggttgaaaaattagttttaatgactctaatctaagtgtatgtaaacttccgacttcaactgtatgtctgttACATTTATGCgtggtcaattaaggaagacgtcctcttctggaaaccaggacaacaggagaggatatttttaaagtactggacagctttgtgacatcaaatggactttggtggtcaagatgtgttggtatctgtactgatggcgtaaaagccatgacagggagacatagtggagtggtaacccGGATGCAAGCAGTTGCCcctgacgccacttgggtacactgcagcatccaccgagaggctcttggtgccaagggaatgcctgacagcttgaaagatgttttggataCTACAGTAAAAATGGTTTACTTTGTTAAAGTAAGGTCCCTGAAAGCACTAGGCAATgttatgggcagcgaccatgtaacgcttttacaacatacagaaaggAGTGTGCTGGATATCAAGGGGCagagtattgacacgtttttgtTTTTGATTGAAGATTAGcttagttttctttactgaccataattttcacttgtctgaccgctggcatgatgacaagtttctcacacgactggcctatctgggtgatgttttttctcgcctgaatgatctgaatctaggattacagggactctccgcaactatattcaatgtgcgggacaaaattgaggctatgattaagaagttggagctcttttctgtctgcattaacaggGACAACACAcgggtctttccatcattgtatgattttttttgtgcaaatgaacgcaagcttacagacaatgtcaaatgtgatatatatagcgaagcacctgagtgagttgggtgcgcaattacacaggtactttcccgaaacggatgacacaagcAACTGAATTCGTTATCCCttccatgccctgcctccagtccacttaccgatatctaaACAAGAgggcctcatcgaaattgcaaaaagcagttctgtgaaatttgaatttaatcagaagccactgccagatttctggattgggctgcgctcagagtataaactgacactcattcttatgtttaataaatgtatcgtaatgtgtgtgtgtgtgtggcaggcttacaattatggcaaaaaaacaacatttgagagtgtgctgactctggtgctagagggggtacacagctggaggttgaatgtttggggtacgggactataaaaagtttgagaaccactgacCTACTGAATTTAgctctgcccggagtacccctgaagtacccccctCATGTGAATTTGACCAGTTAGCCTATGGTATCATGaatcttctcaagtaccccctgtgggtaggccaagtacccccatgGGTCCTAGTACCCCCTGTTGATAGGCTAAGTatccccaggggtcctagtatcTCCTGGTTTTTCTCCAACTTTAATACAAATATGACACCCCATGCCATCTGTTTGACTCCACATGCCATATGTTATAACAGTGTTTTGTAGGCAttgtgactagggctgttgcggtgactgtattaccaccacaccggccGTCACGAGTCATGGAGGCAGTCAAATgaaggcttctccaagctctgatgctgctgatggtcattagtacctaccaaacttgcttaactgcctggtactcagcactctattgtccctctaatcactctgacatcaatgcaaatgtattcagaaatctaatcaaacacttcatgagagcccatgagctaatgttgctcaacatttctataggctttgTAATTGtgggagaaaacagagtgatggccgctaattaaatacattttctccccaatcgctagtaattactatcttgtctcatcgctacaactccggtacgggctcgggagagacgaaggttgaaagccatgcgtcctcccgccccccctcggttagcgagcactgcgcccggcccgccacaggagtcgctggagcgcgatgagacaaggatatccctaccggccaaaccctccctaacccggacgacgctaagccaattgtgcgtcgccccatggacctcccggtcgcggccggctgcgacagagcctgggcgcgaacccagagactctggtggcgcagctagaccactgcgccacccgggaggcgcacattgcttatatttacaacaggaatatagcctacctggctggcttgaaaataaaccacggggatatcacacacacacacatgtatatatattatttagtatatgtaaagacgagattaaatcaagaataggcTGATGGGTGACTATTATCCTATCactgaattatatattatcacttgtaaatgatgcccagcataagaaacaatgcctttttttgcgacttgttagaatcatagtcgcacacctcatgtagtctagcccataggcctatatgtgttaataaggtttgtatcgtggccaaataacttaatctgctttacaaggggGTGTAGAGCTTAacatggaacccaaaccggctgcgtgtgtgcgccatcgtgcattaATGCATTTTGTCCcgcccacaccaaacgcgatcacgacacgcaggttacaatatcaaaacaaactctgaaccaattatattaatttggggacaggtcgtaaagcattaaacatttatggcaatttagctagctagcttgcacttcttagctaatttgtcctatttagctagcttgctgttgctagctaatttgtcctgggatttaaacattgagttgttattttacctgaaatgcacaaggtcctctattcCGCCAATTAATTcacacataaaacagtcaaccgaatcgtttctagtcatctctcctctttccaggctttttcttctcttgactttatattgcgattggcaactttcataaattaggtgcattaccgccactaacctcgttcgtctttcagtcacccacatgggtataagcaataaggagatggcacgtgggtacctgcttctataaaccaatgaggagatgggagaggcaggacttgcagcacgatctgtgtcacaaatagaactgacttctattttagcccttggcaacgcagacgctcgagcagtgtgggtgcaataattgaataatatagatttctaaatgtattttgcgcaCGCGACGCGGGCGGTGTAGTCGGCCTGTTAGGcctactcgtcttgttggctgacaaagtaaatgtgtccagttcttccaatatcttcaatatgcaccttgtGGTATTGGATAAGAACACACAGGTGCGTCtccgatgtgtctgtctttacttgtagcctgtgagaaacaCCTGATCACATGAAGGACAGCCATGTGAGTGAGACGCGCTTCGGATTGCGCGGCACACTCAGAGTAGGGCACAATGTAGCATTCTGCGCCGCAAAAGGCTTGGCTTTTTTTAGGGTGTGttacggccacaaaggggatgccgttGTGAAATTTGagtcattatcaagtgcttgtgaaattgtgaaaaccgctcaacacagaatagccgcatgtgcgcattCCCTcaacgtttggagaaaatatttctattttattcagctttgttcaattgtattcttcatactataaaataatggaacggaattctaagcaaatcttgtctgctaaatgaactagtgtagacCCCATCCATATGACAGTCAGaacagggcctaacataaggacgtATCAGACTAtgttattctgttcttctgaaatacactacatgttcttcatatcatgtttctttagacctgtctaaaatacatCGTATTTATTGTTAAGGTGTTTGCTATATTACAAGGATGTATTCAACTATTTAAAATggtttgtaggctatgtgtggaagccaggagatgctaaatgtgtttgttaattaacggtcaattaccatgagaccgacTGACAATTTTGTGACTACCTCAGCCCTTATTGTGACAAGTATTGATTTAACACCATAGCTGTCATTGTTAGCCCAGAGTAGCCActataacagtggctgtattgtTCTCTTTGTTCTAGGTTGCAGGATGCAGTGAGTCTGGTAGGGCTGTTCAACAAGGTCCATCCACACAGTGAGACAGCCCAGGAGGCCTTCAGCCAACAGGCTTCAGGACTGGACCTGCTCAAGGTGGGCCCAATCAGTAGACACTAGTGCGTCTCAGGACCTGGTTGATGCACCAGTCACCGTATTGGCAGCCATGGTAGCCAGTAAACCCTTTGTTTAACCTCTGTGTCTGTTCCCCACCAGATCTACGCTAAGCGGGAGTCCCAGAGGGCAGGATACGTAGAGCTGGCCCTGCAGGCCTACGAGCAGACCTCCGCAGAGAGCTCCGTCTGACATGCATCACCACACCTAACCACAGGACAGCTGTGTCACATCACAGAGAGCTCCGTCTGACATGCATCACCATACCTAACCACAGGACAGCTGTGTCACATCACAGAGAGCTCCGTCTGACATGCATCACCACACCTAACCACAGGACAGCTGTGTCACATCACAGAGAGCTCCGTCTGACATGCATCACCACACCTAACCACAGGACAGCTGTGTCACATCACAGAGAGCTCCGTCGGACATGCATCACCACACCTAACCACAGGACAGCTGTGTCACATCACAGCAGAGCTCCGTCGGACATGCATCACCACACCTAACCACAGGACAGCTGTGTCACATCACAGAGAGCTCCGTCTGACATGCATCACCACACCTAACCACAGGACAGCTGTGTCACATCACAGAGAGCTCCGTCTGACATGCATCACCACACCTAACCACAGGACAGCTGTGTCACATCACAGAGAGCTCTGTCTGACATGCATCACCACACCTAACCACAGGACAGCTGTGTCACATCACAGAGAGCTCCGTCTGACATGCATCACCACACCTAACCACAGGACAGCTGTCACATCACAGAGAGCTCCGTCGGACATGCATCACCACACCTAACCACAGGACAGCTGTGTCACATCACAGAGAGCTCCGTCTGACATGCATCACCACACCTAACCACAGGACAGCTGTGTCACATCACAGAGAGCTCCGTCTGACATGCATCACCACACCTAACCACAGGACAGCTGTGTCACATCACAGAGAGCTCCGTCGGACATGCATCACCACACCTAACCACAGGACAGCTGTGTCACATCACAGAGAGCTCCGTCTGACATGCATCACCACACCTAACCACAGGACAGCTGTGTCACATCACAGAGAGCTCCGTCGGACATGCATCACCACACCTAACCACAGGACAGCTGTCACATCACAGAGAGCTCCGTCGGACAAGCATCACCACACCTAACCACAAGACAGCTGTGTCACATCACAGAGAGCTCCGTCTGACATGCATCACCACACCTAACCACAGGACAGCTGTCACATCACAGAGAGCTCCGTCTGACATGCATCACCACACCTAACCACAGGACAGCTGTGTCACATCACAGAGAGCTCCGTCTGACATGCATCACCACACCTAACCACAGGACAGCTGTGTCACATCACAGAGAGCTCCGTCTGACATGCATCACCACACCCAACCACAGGACAGCTGTGTCACATCACAGAGAGCTCCGTCGGACATGCATCACCACACCTAACCACAGGACAGCTGTGTCACATCACAGAGAGCTCCGTCTGACATGCATCACCACACCTAACCACAAGACAGCTGTGTCACATCACAGAGAGCTCCGTCTGACATGCATCACCACACCTAACCACAGGACAGCTGTGTCACATCACAGAGAGCTCCGTCTGACATGCATCACCACACCTAACCACAGGACAGCTGTGTCACATCACAGAGAGCTCCGTCGGACATGCATCACCACACCTAACCACAGGACAGCTGTGTCACATCACAGAGAGCTCCGTCTGACATGCATCACCACACCTAACCACAAGACAGCTGTGTCACATCACAGAGAGCTCCGTCTGACATGCATCACCACACCTAACCACAGGACAGCTGTCACATCACAGAGAGCTCCGTCTGACATGCATCACCACACCTAACCACAGGACAGCTGTGTCACATCACAGAGAGCTCAGTCTGACATGCATCACCACACCTAACCACAGGACAGCTGTGTCACATCACAGAGAGCTCCGTCTGACATGCATCACCACACCTAACCACAGGACAGCTGTGTCACATCACAGCAGAGCTCAGTCTGACATACATCACCACACCTAACCACAGGACAGCTGTGTCACATCACAGAGAGCTCCGTCTGACATGCATCACCACACCTAACCACAGGACAGCTGTCACATCACAGAGAGCTCCGTCTGACATGCATCACCACACCTAACCACAGGACAGCTGTGTCACATCACAGAGAGCTCAGTCTGACATGCATCACCACACCTAACCACAGGACAGCTGTGTCACATCACAGAGAGCTCCGTCTGACATGCATCACCACACCTAACCACAGGACAGCTGTGTCACATCACAGAGAGCTCAGTCTGACATGCATCACCACACCTAACCACAGGACAGCTGTGTCACATCACAGAGAGCTCCGTCTGACATGCATCACCACACCTAACCACAGGACAGCTGTGTCACATCACAGCAGAGCTCAGTCTGACATCACCATACACCTCACACCAACGGAGCTGTGACATTATCCCCAATGGCCTGCCTTTCCATGATCAAAAATTCCACCAACTGGACAATTTCGGTGAGCAAAGAGAATAACGTAGTCCTTGAACTATGGAGCTCATATGAACCACTTGCAAGCCAAGTGTCCATTGGCAATAAATGGCATCAAAATGTGTATATAACTGGGGTCCTCCAGGCTTCAGTCTTCTATCATTTGGTGGAAGGGTACACGATGCAGTGCAGATATTCACTATTCACACATTTCAACCTTGTCATTTGTTCATAACCTTAATCATACTGTATCATAACATTGGAACTGAGTAAGCTGTTTAATTCTCATGATGTATGTACATTCAAAATAAAAATGTCTTTATTTACAGTCTCATTTATTGAATCTGAATTATTCTTAGGGCCTGATTCAGACAACCACTTGTCATCTTTATTGAGTTAATAACATTTCATTCCCTTTTCTAGACCAGTCATACAAAAGGCACTTGGATTCACATCTATAACAATGAAGTAGTTTCCCTATAAAAACAGCAGAGACCTAAGGCACTAGACCATGGCAGAGCAGCATGCGTGGCAAGACAAGCTCAACACCTGTGGAGAGGACCTAACCTAACTAATGAAAGATAGACCCCAAGCCTGGTTAGCCAGGGGTAAGACGTAG
Encoded proteins:
- the mrps22 gene encoding 28S ribosomal protein S22, mitochondrial isoform X1 — encoded protein: MVLVASCYPWSYLHTCGQERTSMLRSKLGTLKSPTSEFSAFKITANSEKFRLEIVNGHQLDSPDAHVKPQFLDAEVQDILTRITGLNLEKVFRPIKQELKPPKYKLMTDAQLEEAIQSAREQAQRLLKMPPVLPERKPINDVLSEDKILEGMDTAKYVFTDITFNIPHRERFIVIREPTGTLRKASWEERDRILQVYFPKEGRRLTAPPVFKEENLKVVFGQDRHEDMLDLCQVQFEPDSSEYIRVHEATYEDLEKMGKYDLLRSTRHFGGLVWYLVNARRVDGLMIDMLQKDLLQDAVSLVGLFNKVHPHSETAQEAFSQQASGLDLLKIYAKRESQRAGYVELALQAYEQTSAESSV
- the mrps22 gene encoding 28S ribosomal protein S22, mitochondrial isoform X2, with product MAAFGAARCLFRSYSRVKNVDQNTGILVRCSRRMLCSAPSDSNSPDAHVKPQFLDAEVQDILTRITGLNLEKVFRPIKQELKPPKYKLMTDAQLEEAIQSAREQAQRLLKMPPVLPERKPINDVLSEDKILEGMDTAKYVFTDITFNIPHRERFIVIREPTGTLRKASWEERDRILQVYFPKEGRRLTAPPVFKEENLKVVFGQDRHEDMLDLCQVQFEPDSSEYIRVHEATYEDLEKMGKYDLLRSTRHFGGLVWYLVNARRVDGLMIDMLQKDLLQDAVSLVGLFNKVHPHSETAQEAFSQQASGLDLLKIYAKRESQRAGYVELALQAYEQTSAESSV